A window from Kluyveromyces lactis strain NRRL Y-1140 chromosome E complete sequence encodes these proteins:
- the NSE1 gene encoding Smc5-Smc6 complex subunit NSE1 (weakly similar to uniprot|Q07913 Saccharomyces cerevisiae YLR007W NSE1 Essential nuclear protein required for DNA repair forms a complex with Smc5p and Rhc18p), with product MTDTGSDETGTDRVVEASPYLTDLDVRRYLLQFILQCKGIVSENSLLSCYLTLENDAGRFLKDEPLSLTAWRLKLTDHVSKLNLQLSPLNYRITMVNHPMGKSYVSRRFENFITDLVDANWPPNARFYVYTNLKYDSQMKMATSFSAADIGFLKWSIEKILTESSYVQQFEREEESSDVIDEVDNILREKYGDEHYAGLKHFVSYRIGSGELMQTNEITQTRAEELLFELSERKWLYRSPEGKIGLDVRFLIEMKDYLVENFDVPLCVHCNEVVLQGIICLEAREEHNYGLHVGCLEHYVKHVSDKCPGSDKTFQEAGAYAIG from the coding sequence ATGACTGATACTGGAAGTGACGAAACGGGAACAGATAGAGTCGTCGAGGCATCGCCATATCTTACAGATCTCGATGTAAGGCGATATCTACTGCAGTTTATTCTACAATGCAAAGGGATAGTGAGTGAGAACTCACTACTTTCATGCTACTTAACGCTAGAGAATGACGCTGGAAGGTTTCTGAAAGATGAACCATTATCGTTGACAGCTTGGAGGCTGAAACTAACAGATCATGTCAGTAAACTTAATTTGCAACTAAGTCCCTTGAACTATAGGATAACGATGGTAAACCATCCAATGGGCAAGTCATACGTGAGCCGGAGGtttgaaaatttcataACAGATCTAGTGGATGCTAATTGGCCTCCCAATGCCAGATTTTACGTGTATACCAATCTCAAGTACGATTCCCAAATGAAAATGGCGACATCATTCTCAGCAGCAGATATAGGGTTTTTGAAGTGGAGTATCGAGAAGATACTAACTGAAAGCAGTTACGTACAGCAGTTTGAAAGGGAAGAAGAATCCAGTGATGTGATAGATGAGGTGGATAATATATTACGTGAAAAATACGGTGATGAACACTATGCAGGGCTAAAACATTTTGTCTCGTATCGGATTGGTTCTGGGGAGCTCATGCAAACAAACGAAATAACACAAACAAGAGCAGAAGAGCTCTTGTTTGAGTTGTCTGAGCGCAAATGGCTCTATCGTTCTCCCGAAGGGAAAATTGGATTAGACGTTAGGTTCTTGattgaaatgaaagattATTTAGTCGAGAATTTTGACGTCCCATTATGTGTCCATTGTAACGAAGTTGTACTTCAAGGCATCATCTGTCTAGAAGCCAGAGAAGAGCATAACTATGGACTACACGTCGGATGTTTAGAACACTATGTGAAACATGTTAGCGATAAGTGTCCAGGAAGTGATAAGACTTTCCAGGAAGCTGGCGCATACGCCATTGGATGA
- the SSK1 gene encoding mitogen-activated protein kinase kinase kinase SSK1 (weakly similar to uniprot|Q07084 Saccharomyces cerevisiae YLR006C SSK1 Cytoplasmic response regulator part of a two-component signal transducer that mediates osmosensing via a phosphorelay mechanism dephosphorylated form is degraded by the ubiquitin-proteasome system potential Cdc28p substrate) codes for MQEPMNRIRPSSPLSGQRTVTSGSTRRIWLQLDTPCDSFRGENPIEDTLYNQPTSVDIEVRDMIDDVKSKVLNKLSNTRWFRFKDNTNISLGFYYYSAELLEPSHSHSVGPEKANSNTFVITYSEYQNLIKRNQIRVGRWSQLHNSFNRLLHRSTSQSPSLDTAFNDDNGLRMLSSQHTRQQSQSPDDNLKYAYKVIIEPDTPVMTVYRELYGGLQKSEDALTVFYPPMSSSSPTSPEVLTPAELLDPIRIFTKDAIGQEKEILLSDISQGTEIDSVVERPDQRRPSLFGSFSSSRNNTGILLLPKGVSPEDIEGSNDSPYEEANISLDNIETSPPHPESYALTAQKPLTEEEVGISLTKTISSPELPRPLSRRTTPSLDKQGNLPKYKVFPRINVLIVEDNAINQAILALFLRKNGISYKVAKDGVEAIEKWKEGDSHLILMDLQLPLLSGLEATKKIRELERINNIGNFSQKSVSKKPNLKKNANSKEEGGTTAAKTSDQQNEVEKSNQQNMVLDKSKFRSPVIIVALTASYSQIDRTEALLAGCNDYLTKPVNLDWLSKKITEWGCMQALIDFDGWTEGQRRMTDDVLLRPQIVTARKSQATSTRSVPRVSSVSTTLECDDSKYTKSNDCCP; via the coding sequence ATGCAAGAACCGATGAACAGGATACGGCCGTCTTCACCGTTGAGTGGGCAGCGGACTGTTACCTCAGGAAGTACCCGGCGAATTTGGTTACAATTAGACACACCATGCGATAGCTTTCGCGGCGAGAATCCTATTGAGGATACTTTATACAATCAACCAACTAGTGTCGACATTGAAGTGAGAGATATGATAGATGATGTGAAAAGTAAGGTATTGAACAAGTTGAGTAATACGAGATGGTTCAGATTCAAAGATAACACGAATATAAGTCTTGGGTTTTATTATTACAGTGCGGAACTACTAGAGCCATCGCACTCTCATTCAGTTGGACCAGAGAAAGCAAATTCCAATACATTCGTAATAACATACTCTGAGTATCAAAATCTGATAAAAAGGAATCAGATTCGTGTTGGACGATGGTCCCAACTGCATAACTCATTTAATAGGTTGTTACACAGGTCCACATCTCAAAGTCCTTCTTTGGATACCGCATTCAATGATGACAATGGTCTTAGGATGTTATCTTCTCAGCATACACGACAGCAATCTCAATCCCCTGATGATAACCTGAAATATGCGTACAAAGTCATCATAGAACCGGATACGCCCGTTATGACGGTATACAGGGAGTTATATGGGGGTTTACAGAAAAGTGAAGATGCTTTAACAGTGTTTTATCCTCCGATGTCTTCAAGTTCTCCTACCTCTCCTGAAGTATTGACTCCTGCTGAACTTTTAGATCCAATACGTATATTCACCAAGGACGCTATAGGACAGGAAAAAGAGATCCTACTCTCAGATATTAGCCAGGGAACTGAAATCGattctgttgttgaaaGACCCGATCAAAGACGGCCAAGTCTTTTTGGAAGTTTCTCAAGCTCGCGTAATAACACTGGAATACTACTATTACCAAAAGGTGTATCCCCTGAGGATATTGAAGGTAGCAATGATTCTCCGTATGAGGAAGCGAATATTTCCTTGGATAATATTGAAACTTCACCGCCACATCCAGAGAGTTACGCGTTGACAGCCCAGAAACCATTAACAGAAGAGGAAGTGGGTATATCATTAACAAAGACAATATCGTCTCCAGAATTACCTCGTCCACTATCCAGAAGGACCACACCCTCATTAGATAAGCAAGGCAACCTTCCAAAATATAAAGTGTTTCCTCGTATCAACGTGCTTATTGTAGAAGATAACGCTATAAACCAAGCCATTCTAGCATTATTTTTAAGAAAGAACGGAATTTCTTACAAAGTTGCCAAAGACGGAGTGGAAGCAATAGAAAAGTGGAAAGAAGGCGATAGTCATCTTATCCTTATGGATTTGCAATTGCCCCTGCTATCAGGGCTCGAagcaacaaaaaaaataagagAACTGGAACGAATTAACAATATTGGGAATTTCTCTCAAAAGAGTGTTTCTAAGAAGCCCaatctgaaaaaaaatgctaATTCTAAGGAAGAAGGAGGTACAACTGCTGCAAAGACAAGTGATCAGCAAAATGAAGTCGAGAAATCGAATCAGCAGAATATGGTGTTGGACAAATCGAAGTTTAGGTCACCTGTTATAATCGTTGCACTTACCGCATCTTACTCACAAATTGATAGAACAGAGGCCCTATTAGCTGGCTGTAATGATTATTTGACCAAACCAGTCAATTTGGACTGGTTAAGCAAAAAAATAACTGAATGGGGATGTATGCAAGCATTAATCGATTTTGATGGCTGGACTGAAGGACAAAGAAGGATGACTGATGATGTACTTTTGAGACCTCAAATTGTAACGGCAAGAAAATCACAAGCAACTTCTACTAGATCTGTACCGAGAGTTTCTTCTGTCTCAACGACACTTGAATGCGATGATTCTAAATATACAAAATCGAATGACTGTTGTCCGTGA
- the APL1 gene encoding Apl1p (similar to uniprot|P27351 Saccharomyces cerevisiae YJR005W APL1 beta-adaptin large subunit of the clathrin-associated protein complex), which produces MSESKIFYKYKAHEIRGELVSDSGKARGSSKRKLCLRKIIANLIMGNYHEMAQLFVDVLQIWNSENDLEIKRMCHQYFCTLTPSKPDQLRMALPIILQDLLSNSEELCILSLRTITSIDEPEYIQEGFQHVKKLIMTTSKISIPLRKAAIHSLIKMDQLDHTKVLELYYFLMDMLDYGKEEPTILVAAVTVLHEIHVSNPDMNPLQLTQNICFNLLEVLGKINEWDIAILFDILTTAYLPKTHSEAHHLIDLSVPKLHNLNSSVVLNALKFIIYLTNYVDYIEERLVRKFSSSLTSLLNKPPEIQFLVLRNVILLLLSRDSPLIHLEPNNFFIEYSDPTYIKDTKLEILYLLANEENTSQILDELKGQATDIDIQMSKKSIRAIGNLAVKYPHSARYSVDVLLELLEFGVDYIVQEVVSMLKNVLRKYPNQFDFVVPLLPQYSDSIQDSESKCAMIWIVTNHSNQLEDPIGVFRKYSDNFNTEGLEVQLLLLNSAVKFFCRAQSKETEQLCLKLLSGATEINDNPDLRDNAYMYWRLLSLAGNSSEPLFNNDVVRDMIDGELPVIEINTKLDPIVREELELNIGSILSVYLKPVSQVFRGVSPKKLPESPALNHEKSSLSIINDSISNNSTGSFHGSDTTRRSSSPIKKMTDFDRPAETVNQLKDKRKSSISLSATKLARKPSMLARKLSMRKPFQ; this is translated from the coding sequence ATGTCGGAAAGCAAAATATTCTACAAGTATAAGGCACATGAAATAAGAGGGGAGTTGGTTTCGGATTCTGGTAAGGCCAGAGGTAGTTCGAAGAGGAAACTATGTCTTCGAAAGATTATAGCGAATTTGATCATGGGAAATTATCATGAAATGGCACAATTATTCGTTGACGTTCTACAAATATGGAATAGTGAAAATGATTTAGAGATAAAACGAATGTGTCATCAATATTTTTGCACTTTGACTCCATCAAAGCCTGATCAGTTAAGAATGGCTCTCCCAATTATCCTACAAGACCTTCTATCCAATTCTGAAGAGCTGTGCATTTTATCATTGCGCACAATAACGTCGATAGATGAACCGGAGTATATTCAAGAAGGCTTCCAGCATGTGAAGAAGCTAATCATGACAACTTCAAAAATATCTATTCCACTAAGGAAGGCAGCTATCCATTCTCTGATCAAAATGGATCAATTAGATCATACGAAAGTTTTAGAACTATATTATTTTCTCATGGATATGTTGGACTACGGTAAAGAAGAACCCACAATATTGGTTGCCGCTGTCACAGTACTTCATGAAATTCATGTTAGCAATCCTGATATGAACCCACTCCAACTAACGCAGAACATATGCTTCAATCTCTTAGAGGTATTAGGAAAAATCAATGAATGGGATATTGCGATTCTATTCGATATACTTACTACTGCATACTTACCAAAAACGCATTCTGAAGCTCACCATCTTATCGATCTTTCTGTACCGAAATTGCataatttgaattcatcTGTCGTGCTCAATGCTCTAAAATTTATTATCTATCTAACAAATTACGTTGATTACATTGAAGAGAGGCTTGTGAGAAAGTTCTCAAGCTCCTTGACTTCTTTATTGAATAAGCCTCctgaaattcaatttctggTATTGAGAAATGTAATCTTACTTTTACTATCGCGTGACTCTCCACTGATACACCTTGAACCTAATAACTTCTTCATTGAATATTCTGACCCGACTTATATCAAAGATACAAAATTAGAGATTTTATATCTCTTAGCGAATGAAGAAAACACTTCTCAAATTCTTGACGAATTAAAGGGTCAAGCAACAGATATCGATATCCAAATGTCCAAAAAGTCAATCAGAGCAATTGGTAATTTGGCAGTTAAGTATCCACATTCAGCAAGATATAGTGTTGACGTCTTGCTCGAACTTCTAGAATTTGGCGTCGATTACATTGTGCAGGAAGTCGTTTCCATGCTCAAAAATGTTCTAAGGAAATACCCTAATCAGTTTGACTTCGTAGTTCCACTTTTACCGCAATATTCTGATTCCATCCAAGATTCTGAATCGAAATGTGCAATGATATGGATCGTCACCAAccattcaaatcaattggAAGACCCAATAGGTGTATTCCGCAAATATTCTGATAACTTCAATACTGAAGGTCTAGAAGTTCAATTATTGCTTCTCAACTCGGCAGTGAAATTTTTCTGCAGAGCGcaatcaaaagaaactgaacaGTTGTGTCTTAAATTATTGTCAGGAGCCACAGAAATTAACGATAATCCCGATCTTAGAGATAATGCATATATGTATTGGAGATTATTGTCATTGGCAGGAAACTCTTCTGAGCCACTATTTAACAACGATGTGGTACGGGACATGATAGATGGTGAACTTCCtgtcattgaaatcaacacAAAATTGGATCCAATTGTTAGAGAAGAGTTGGAGTTAAACATTGGTAGCATTTTATCGGTATATTTGAAGCCTGTTTCCCAAGTTTTCCGGGGTGTAAGCCCTAAGAAGTTGCCGGAAAGTCCAGCACTTAATCATGAAAAATCATCCTTGTCTATAATTAATGACTCTATCAGTAACAATTCTACTGGAAGTTTCCACGGTTCTGATACTACTCGGAGATCCAGTTCTCCAATTAAGAAAATGACAGATTTCGATAGACCAGCTGAAACAGTAAACCAACTgaaagacaaaagaaaatccaGCATATCTCTTTCAGCGACAAAACTAGCAAGAAAGCCATCGATGCTCGCAAGAAAATTGTCGATGCGGAAGCCTTTCCAATGA
- the CMS1 gene encoding Cms1p (similar to uniprot|Q07897 Saccharomyces cerevisiae YLR003C CMS1 Hypothetical ORF), producing MVHADDLDDGLVYEVNDAQDDDVVSDGELVELDKDNDSNTADEVSENKRALDTEDNGNTLSTEESEKPLSKRQKKLANSSLHQKKLERMAYEKAQKENLPKASVDKIIEYLATSIRDKNPDLSALELDELYFKKQDFLSTEKYEKDRSLNNFQDFIHTFSKSPRSIILSQSNIRVADVYRSVNGHQTAVKLFSKNKLKDDITKVEELLGSKKESKPEKKNKKSNKKMKGKNFSSETVKYFISTPTRIQKIIESTDLFFQGKEKLDIFIDASYLDPKNNTIFTSDDSAVLYKVLKEFLKNKSSVKILLF from the coding sequence ATGGTACACGCAGATGATTTAGATGATGGTCTAGTTTATGAGGTTAACGATGCCCAAGACGATGATGTGGTATCCGATGGTGAACTAGTCGAACTAGATAAGGACAATGATAGTAATACTGCAGATGAAGTTTCAGAGAATAAAAGAGCATTGGATACGGAAGATAATGGAAACACTTTATCCACTGAAGAGTCTGAAAAACCTTTAAGtaaaagacaaaagaaactGGCTAATTCTTCTCTCCATCAAAAAAAACTAGAACGCATGGCGTATGAAAAAGCTCAAAAGGAGAACCTCCCTAAGGCATCAGTTGATAAAATTATTGAGTACTTAGCCACATCAATCCGTGACAAAAACCCTGATTTAAGTGCTTTAGAATTAGATGAGTTGTACTTTAAGAAACAGGACTTCTTATCGACggaaaaatatgaaaaggATCGCagtttgaataatttcCAAGATTTCATTCACACATTTTCAAAGTCACCTAGATctataattctttctcaatcCAACATCCGCGTTGCAGATGTATATAGAAGTGTTAACGGCCATCAAACAGCGGTAAAATTGTTCTCAAAGAATAAACTTAAAGATGATATAACTAAGGTGGAGGAACTGCTTGGATCTAAAAAGGAATCCAAAccagagaagaaaaacaagaagtCCAATAAGAAGATGAAGGGTAAAAACTTTTCCTCAGAAACTGTAAAATATTTCATATCAACTCCAACACGtattcaaaaaatcataGAGAGCACCgatcttttcttccaaggcaaagaaaaattagaTATATTCATTGATGCGAGTTACCTTGATCCAAAAAATAACACAATTTTCACATCAGATGATTCCGCTGTTCTCTATAAAGTACTCAAGgagtttttgaagaataaatCTTCTGTAAAGATTTTACTGTTTTAA
- the THI73 gene encoding Thi73p (similar to uniprot|Q07904 Saccharomyces cerevisiae YLR004C Hypothetical ORF): MPDKEDLSESVYSVSDEEDVARKFLLSSAAAELKDDKSIEQEDITEKTTFFGNHVLDKKVLRKLDIFVLPFLCCTYLLMFLDKALLNYAASMGIKDNLVGDEFSNLGTIFSASYIFAEPFAVYLLQRFPVSRVLGSFIICWGVVVVCHCVCKTYASLMIVRVLLGLFESCSAVGCITVNGMYYTKSEQTQRIGYWAAQAGTGYIIGGLMSFGFLHYHGTEFTSWQIMFLVVGLVTVGFGIVTYFYLPDNVPKAWFLNEKEKVQVIEHIRSNQTGLETKKIKMHQVKELLLKDKLTWPMLLLTGCSQISTGSIGTFSVTITGTFGFDSYQTSLLQLPIGCVTIMIILITTQLIGRFSQFTLITTSMYIPAIIGCIVMICLPLTNKIGNLLSLYLLYSGSCTITNIYIWNTCNTSGYTKRLARNGLTMIVYNIACIVAPQMFRAYSYPRYIPAKIALLVTQCVCVPLQLYIGYTSYTENRRRDKEQAESETKPEQYQFLDKTDIENRNFRYIY; this comes from the coding sequence ATGCCagataaagaagatctcAGTGAGTCTGTTTATTCCGTAAGCGATGAGGAAGATGTAGCTAGAAAGTTCCTTCTAAGTTCCGCAGCGGCCGAGTTGAAGGACGATAAGAGCATCGAACAGGAAGATATTACAGAGAAGACAACTTTCTTTGGGAACCATGTGTTAGATAAGAAGGTGTTGAGAAAGCTTGACATATTTGTTTTGCCATTTTTATGCTGTACGTACCTATTGATGTTTTTGGACAAGGCATTGTTAAATTATGCCGCATCGATGGGGATCAAGGACAATTTGGTTGGTGATGAGTTTTCTAATTTGGGTACTATTTTCTCTGCATCGTATATCTTTGCAGAACCGTTTGCGGTGTATTTGCTCCAAAGGTTTCCCGTGTCTCGAGTGTTGGGCTCGTTCATCATATGTTGGGGTGTCGTTGTCGTTTGTCATTGTGTTTGTAAGACATATGCAAGTTTGATGATTGTACGTGTTCTATTAGGGTTGTTCGAGTCGTGTAGTGCTGTAGGATGCATTACAGTCAACGGTATGTATTATACGAAATCGGAACAAACGCAAAGAATTGGTTACTGGGCTGCTCAAGCAGGAACCGGTTATATCATTGGTGGTTTAATGTCATTTGGGTTTTTACATTACCACGGAACTGAATTTACCTCGTGGCAAATCATGTTCCTTGTTGTCGGTTTAGTGACCGTGGGATTCGGTATAGTAACCTATTTCTATTTACCAGATAACGTTCCTAAGGCATGGTTCCTTAACGAGAAGGAGAAAGTCCAAGTCATTGAACATATCAGATCAAACCAAACTGGtcttgaaacaaagaaaatcaagatGCACCAAGTGAAAGAATTGTTACTCAAGGATAAATTGACATGGCCAATGTTATTATTGACTGGTTGTTCTCAAATTTCAACTGGATCCATTGGAACCTTTTCAGTGACCATCACAGGTACATTTGGTTTTGATAGCTACCAGACATCCCTTTTGCAACTTCCTATCGGATGCGTTACCATCATGATTATTCTAATCACAACCCAATTGATAGGAAGATTTTCCCAATTCACTTTAATCACGACATCTATGTACATTCCTGCAATCATTGGTTGCATTGTCATGATTTGTTTACCGTTAACAAATAAAATCGGTAACCTATTATCGTTGTACCTATTATACAGTGGTTCATGTACCATTACGAACATTTATATCTGGAATACTTGTAACACTTCTGGGTATACCAAAAGGCTAGCAAGAAACGGGTTAACTATGATTGTCTACAATATCGCATGTATCGTTGCACCACAAATGTTCCGTGCTTACTCATACCCAAGATACATTCCTGCCAAGATCGCATTGCTAGTTACTCAATGTGTTTGTGTTCCATTGCAACTGTACATTGGTTACACTTCTTACACAGAgaacagaagaagagacAAAGAACAAGCTGAGTCCGAAACTAAACCAGAACAGTATCAATTCTTAGATAAGACAGATATTGAGAACAGGAATTTCAGGTACATTTATTGA
- a CDS encoding uncharacterized protein (conserved hypothetical protein) → MWKLTLFLAIWVPISFCFVILEDEFLYLHKNGICNKPQFHYEADNSEEEFAVFYNNWDGLQLPETRFGDQFTSKYSFLKWVDVFYGTLGGHMFSGTAVPFGMCKMGVDVINSKKGDAYSGFQPDGEVVGVSLLHESGTGGAPTYGVVSQLPMIASSASSVDVTRQISFKRKSPDVAHIGYYKVELDNGVDIEFSSKDRSGLYEYTFPELKDNGKPIIMVNVSQHLHSFGRPWWTQNFRSGQIKVSSDLKSYQGKVTINGGWTDPGEWTVSFFGKFDKPARKVATFRNGRTLPFLRRMQSYSGESDIGVLFEFDEDTTVLKSHVGISFNKNEGVKVAAQNLLDDYPEDSQFDLTWSVASALESWNDKLFKKFEMNVNEEDPLIISKLYNSLYGTHLMPTNKSGAEAPWDNGEPYYDDWFTLWDTFRCLHPLINIISQDHGAEMVRSLIDIWEVEGFMPDGRSGDRSGRTQGGSNSDIMLADAFIKNVHQGIDWEKGFQAMYTNAEVEPPYIEDPMANDSTNKFGRGALKEWLELGYITRNYSRSVTRTMEYSYNDFALYIVAKGLGKKDLAKTYLERSKNWRNIWNPNAKSVNIHYDYTGFVQPRNSDGTFAQHRYDPFTCFGCYWRDDEYEGKPVEYGWTVPFDMKTLLEYIGSKAMFEKRLDDMYAFCGHENVVDIGNEPSFLTPYLYAYINRQDKTSALVDWIINTKFKTGPRGLPGNSDAGAMQAWLTFALLGFYPVAGTDIYLLTSPKVNYLKLKSMPNVPDIEIFAHNLYSEFGVRNNFIEKVVINDKELDKNWFRHSELFEHGGTIEYYMSEKPLDWDSDKECPPQEFSV, encoded by the coding sequence ATGTGGAAATTGACATTGTTCTTGGCGATATGGGTACCGATAAGCTTCTGTTTTGTGATTTTAGAGGACGAGTTTTTATATCTTCATAAAAATGGTATTTGCAATAAGCCACAATTTCACTATGAAGCAGATAATTCAGAGGAAGAGTTCGCGGTGTTTTACAACAACTGGGATGGATTGCAGTTACCAGAAACGAGATTCGGAGACCAGTTCACCAGTAAATATAGTTTTTTGAAATGGGTTGACGTATTCTATGGTACCCTGGGTGGGCATATGTTCTCCGGGACTGCTGTTCCCTTTGGTATGTGTAAGATGGGTGTAGATGTGATCAATTCGAAAAAGGGCGACGCGTACTCTGGGTTTCAACCCGATGGTGAGGTTGTTGGAGTTTCGTTATTGCATGAATCTGGTACCGGTGGTGCTCCCACTTATGGGGTTGTTTCGCAGCTTCCAATGATAGCTTCGAGTGCAAGTTCAGTTGATGTAACGAGgcaaatttctttcaagagGAAATCGCCTGACGTTGCGCACATTGGCTATTATAAAGTAGAACTCGATAACGGTGTTGATATAGAATTTTCATCTAAGGATAGGTCTGGGTTGTATGAATATACTTTCCCCGAACTGAAAGACAACGGGAAACCAATTATCATGGTGAACGTGTCTCAGCATTTGCATTCTTTTGGCCGTCCGTGGTGGACTCAGAATTTTAGATCGGGCCAAATCAAAGTCTCTTCAGATTTGAAGTCTTATCAAGGTAAAGTGACGATAAATGGAGGTTGGACTGATCCCGGTGAATGGACCGTTAGCTTCTTTGGGAAGTTTGACAAGCCTGCACGTAAAGTTGCTACGTTCAGGAATGGGAGGACTCTACCGTTCCTCAGAAGAATGCAATCTTACTCTGGTGAATCTGATATTGGTGtattatttgaatttgatgagGATACTACCGTGTTGAAATCGCATGTTGGAATCAGCTTCAACAAGAACGAAGGTGTCAAAGTTGCTGCGCAGAATTTGTTAGACGATTATCCCGAAGACTCACAGTTTGATTTGACATGGTCTGTAGCGTCTGCTCTAGAATCTTGGAATGAtaaattgttcaagaagttcGAGATGAACGTTAATGAAGAGGACCCTTTGATCATAAGTAAACTATACAATTCATTGTATGGTACTCATTTGATGCCAACCAATAAATCAGGTGCAGAAGCACCGTGGGATAATGGTGAGCCATATTACGATGATTGGTTCACACTTTGGGATACGTTCAGATGTCTTCACCCCTTGATTAATATCATATCACAAGACCATGGTGCAGAAATGGTACGTTCTTTAATTGATATCTGGGAGGTTGAAGGTTTCATGCCGGATGGCAGATCTGGTGACAGATCTGGAAGAACACAAGGGGGTAGCAACTCAGATATCATGTTGGCGGATGCTTTCATTAAGAACGTTCATCAAGGGATCGATTGGGAGAAGGGCTTCCAAGCTATGTATACCAATGCAGAAGTGGAGCCGCCTTACATTGAGGACCCTATGGCTAACGACTCGACAAACAAATTTGGGAGAGGCGCTTTAAAAGAATGGCTTGAATTGGGGTACATAACAAGAAATTACTCAAGAAGTGTCACCAGAACTATGGAGTATTCGTATAACGATTTTGCCCTTTATATCGTTGCCAAAGGTCTCGGTAAAAAAGATTTAGCAAAGACATACCTTGAAAGATCGAAAAACTGGCGTAACATTTGGAACCCAAATGCTAAAAGTGTGAATATACACTATGACTACACCGGATTCGTACAACCTAGGAATTCTGACGGTACGTTTGCTCAACATAGATATGATCCGTTTACATGCTTTGGTTGCTATTGGAGAGACGATGAATATGAAGGAAAACCCGTGGAATATGGGTGGACGGTGCCTTTTGATATGAAGACTTTATTAGAATACATTGGTTCGAAAGCAATGTTTGAAAAACGTTTAGATGATATGTATGCGTTCTGTGGCCATGAGAACGTGGTTGATATTGGCAATGAACCAAGTTTTTTGACACCTTATCTTTACGCGTACATTAACAGACAAGATAAAACGTCAGCATTAGTGGATTGGATCATAAATACAAAGTTTAAGACGGGACCGCGTGGTTTGCCAGGGAATTCTGATGCAGGAGCCATGCAAGCGTGGCTAACCTTTGCCCTTCTAGGTTTTTATCCCGTGGCTGGTACtgatatttatttattaaCAAGTCCGAAAGTTAATTATTTGAAACTTAAAAGCATGCCTAACGTTCcagatattgaaatttttgcACATAACTTATATTCAGAATTTGGTGTCAGAAACAACTTCATTGAGAAAGTTGTTATCAATGACAAAGAACTCGATAAGAACTGGTTTAGACATTCCGAGCTATTCGAACACGGTGGTACCATCGAATACTACATGAGTGAAAAACCATTGGACTGGGATTCAGATAAAGAGTGTCCACCACAAGAATTCAGCGTTTAA